In a genomic window of Vigna angularis cultivar LongXiaoDou No.4 chromosome 6, ASM1680809v1, whole genome shotgun sequence:
- the LOC108344316 gene encoding uncharacterized protein LOC108344316, which yields MGEVEQRVQMQEVDAKLQQHITFAEDALKKRKRFLSKQLSLCEAPRDIAWERKKKQEGKTRTRTRRNSFHHCDDVTDEDLHELKGCIELGFGFNEEDGQTLCDTLPALDLYFAVNRQMSPVSTPNARASSSFGSSINATPPPSDSDSWKICNPGDDPEHVKTKLRHWAQAVACSVMQFH from the exons ATGGGAGAAGTGGAGCAACGTGTGCAGATGCAGGAGGTAGATGCGAAGTTGCAGCAGCACATTACGTTTGCAGAAGATGCGTTGAAGAAAAGGAAGCGTTTTTTGTCGAAGCAGTTATCGCTGTGTGAGGCGCCGCGAGACATTGCatgggagaggaagaagaagcaagagGGGAAGACGAGAACGAGAACAAGGAGGAACAGTTTTCACCACTGCGACGACGTCACCGACGAGGACCTTCACGAGCTCAAAGGCTGCATAGAATTAGGGTTCGGTTTCAACGAGGAAGACGGCCAGACACTGTGCGACACCTTGCCTGCTCTCGATCTTTACTTCGCCGTCAACCGCCAGATGTCACCGGTCTCCACCCCTAACGCCCGCGCCTCTTCTTCCTTTGGCAGCTCCATCAACGCTACACCACCACCATCTGACTCTGATTCTTGGAAGATTTGTAACCCAG GGGACGACCCTGAACATGTAAAGACGAAGTTAAGGCATTGGGCTCAGGCTGTAGCTTGTTCTGTAATGCAGTTTCATTGA
- the LOC108343750 gene encoding uncharacterized protein LOC108343750 encodes MSRTLVQPVGQKRLTNVAVVRLKKHGMRFEIACYPNTVLSWRSGVEKDLDEVLQSHTVYSNVSKGVLAKSKDLIAAFGTDDQTNICLDILKKGELQVAGKERESLLSSQFRDIATIVMHKTYNTETQRPYTISMIERLMREIHFAVDPHSTSKKQALELIQELQKQFPIKRCPLRIRATAPQDQLPNLLEKLKEWNATVISKEGSSAQLSVVFEMEPGLYKDCHDFVMNKMHGRFEVLAHSLYVEGDTHVDQYNDYEDMPAPLPKETHDSVVELNEKLQKQTISSTSRPTEGQQKQNKCNTCNVSFDDSKLYREHHKSEWHKHNMKRKTRQLPPLTEEECMADMELGDSKSDLKDYSF; translated from the exons aTGTCTAGAACACTAGTGCAGCCTGTAGGGCAGAAGAGGCTAACAAATGTGGCAGTGGTGCGGCTGAAGAAGCATGGCATGCGCTTTGAAATTGCATGCTACCCTAACACTGTCCTCTCTTGGCGTTCTGGAGT GGAAAAAGATCTGGATGAAGTGCTGCAGTCCCATACTGTTTATTCTAATGTTTCCAAAGGGGTTCTCGCCAAGTCCAAGGATTTAATTGCAGCTTTTGGCACTGATGACCAGACCAATATATGCTTAGAT ATTTTAAAGAAAGGGGAGCTTCAGGTAGCTGGGAAAGAGAGGGAATCACTGTTGTCAAGTCAGTTCAGGGATATTGCAACCATCGTAATGCACAAGACATACAATACTGAGACTCAACGCCCTTATACTATCAGTATGATTGAACGCCTTATGCGGGAAATCCATTTTGCCGTTGATCCACACAGCACCTCCAAGAAACAG GCTCTGGAGTTAATTCAAGAACTTCAAAAGCAATTCCCTATAAAACGATGTCCGTTGAGAATACGTGCTACTGCTCCTCAGGACCAATTGCCTAATCTTTTAGAAAAACTGAAGGAATGGAATGCTACTGTTATTTCTAAAGAAGGATCTTCTGCTCAGTTATCTGTT GTTTTTGAAATGGAACCTGGTCTATATAAGGATTGTCATGACTTTGTTATGAATAAGATGCATGGAAGATTTGAAGTTCTTGCTCACTCTCTTTATGTGGAGGGGGATACACATGTAGATCAATACAATGATTATGAGGATATGCCTGCACCTTTGCCCAAAGAAACTCATGATTCTGTGGTTGAATTGAATGAGAAACTTCAGAAACAAACAATTTCATCCACGAGTAGGCCTACTGAGGGACAACAAAAGCAAAACAAGTGCAATACATGTAATGTTTCTTTTGATGACTCTAAGCTATACAGGGAACATCACAAGAGTGAGTGGCACAAGCACAATATGAAGCGTAAGACAAGGCAACTCCCACCACTTACTGAGGAAGAGTGCATGGCAGACATGGAATTAGGCGACTCAAAATCTGACTTGAaggattattcattttga
- the LOC108345123 gene encoding wound-induced protein WIN1, translated as MGKGGVAIVLLLCLIVTATAQQCGRQAGGSTCSGNLCCSQYGWCGNTAAYCSPSENCQSNCWGGGGGGGGGGGGGGGGANNVRATYHYYQPELHGWDLNAVSAYCSTWDAGKSYAWRSKYGWTAFCGPVGPTGRDSCGKCLRVTNTGTGAQTTVRIVDQCSNGGMDLDVGVFNRLDTDGQGYQRGHLIVNYVFVDCGDNLNLVLDSPK; from the exons ATGGGAAAAGGTGGAGTAGCCATCGTGTTATTGCTGTGTTTGATTGTGACGGCCACCGCCCAACAATGCGGTCGGCAAGCCGGTGGGAGTACATGTTCCGGCAACCTATGCTGCAGCCAATACGGGTGGTGCGGCAACACCGCTGCATACTGTTCACCCTCCGAGAACTGCCAGAGCAACTGCTGGggtggaggtggaggtggaggtggaggtggaggCGGAGGTGGAGGCGGGGCGAATAATGTCCGGGCCACATATCATTACTACCAACCAGAGTTACACGGGTGGGACCTGAACGCCGTCAGTGCTTATTGCTCCACTTGGGATGCCGGAAAATCTTACGCTTGGCGCAGCAAATATGGGTGGACCGCTTTCTGCGGCCCAGTTGGACCTACTGGCAGAGACTCTTGTGGAAAGTGTCTGCGG GTGACGAACACTGGGACGGGAGCGCAGACAACGGTGAGGATTGTCGATCAATGCAGCAATGGAGGGATGGATTTGGACGTGGGAGTATTCAATCGTTTGGACACCGATGGACAAGGGTACCAACGTGGACATCTGATTGTTAACTATGTGTTTGTGGATTGTGGGGACAACCTCAACCTCGTCCTCGATAGTCCTAAGTGA
- the LOC108345590 gene encoding receptor-like protein kinase ANXUR1, producing MHFGEKGPLFLVCVLVLLKGIRGAWNEEPGSLILGCGLDEGAEDADGRRWSSDKKFLGTEGDSITSKASFQDPSLTSEIPYMSARIIKSETTYKFPVKPDKRYWLRLHFYPSIYASFDTYNSYFSVDANGVTLLTNFSASVTCEALSLAYIDREYSLAPLNSDTLTLTFRPSDKYNGAFAFVNGIQLIQMPDLFDSATMIGFDGQTIDMTNLNFQTMFRLNVGGQFISPVQDSGLTRMWYDDTPYIYGAATGVTNKAEKNVTINYQGMPEYIAPVDVYSTSRSMGGDKDLTMGYNLTWMFHVDTDSMYLVRLHFCDYYFSKINEIVFKIFVNNQTAQDLADVIGWTGGVGVPTYKDYVINVEGGKSNELLWLALHPDPETKPEFYDAILNGVEIFKINETDLSAPNPLISDMLLKQHQEEEAGFFVHKTSHHSVIGGAAGGAAGLAFMAVLCVAVYNKKKKEPGSEGQTGWLPMYSTSSCSKSSKSGKSVCSSTLSAMSQGLCRYFSLQEITQATKNFDESNVIGVGGFGKVYKGVIDNGVKVAIKRSNPQSEQGVNEFQTEIEMLSKLRHKHLVSLIGFCEEHNEMCLVYDYMALGTMREHLYKGNKPISTLSWKQRLEICIGAAKGLHYLHTGAKYTIIHRDVKTTNILLDENWNAKVSDFGLSKTGPNMNNGHVSTVVKGSFGYLDPEYFRRQQLTEKSDVYSFGVVLFEALCARPVLNPNLPKEQVSLAEWALICKKKGTLEDIIDPSIKGKINPESLKKFVDTAEKCLSDHGAARPSMNDLLWNLEFALNLQENVNDAGGSTHSAPAEKSEFEDIILRENDIARHYRNLSLGSDIDITNDLKDNEQDFSQLVSPKGR from the coding sequence ATGCATTTCGGTGAAAAAGGTCCcttgtttcttgtttgtgttCTTGTTTTGTTGAAAGGCATTCGTGGTGCATGGAATGAGGAGCCAGGGTCTTTGATCTTGGGTTGCGGATTGGATGAAGGTGCTGAAGATGCTGACGGAAGAAGATGGAGTTCTGATAAAAAGTTCTTGGGGACAGAAGGTGATTCAATCACATCCAAAGCCTCTTTCCAAGACCCTTCTCTTACGTCTGAGATTCCATACATGTCAGCACGCATTATAAAATCTGAGACAACATACAAATTCCCCGTTAAACCTGACAAGCGTTATTGGCTCAGGCTCCATTTTTACCCCTCTATTTATGCCAGTTTTGATACCTATAACTCATATTTCTCCGTGGATGCAAATGGGGTTACCCTCCTCACCAATTTCAGCGCCTCAGTGACTTGTGAGGCCCTATCACTAGCTTACATTGATAGAGAGTATTCCCTTGCTCCTTTGAATTCAGATACCTTGACTCTCACTTTCAGGCCTTCTGATAAATACAACGGTGCATTCGCTTTTGTTAATGGCATTCAGCTTATCCAAATGCCCGATTTGTTTGATTCTGCAACAATGATAGGGTTTGATGGCCAAACCATAGATATGACAAACTTGAATTTTCAGACCATGTTTAGATTAAATGTTGGGGGGCAGTTCATATCTCCAGTCCAAGATTCTGGCCTCACAAGGATGTGGTATGATGATACACCTTATATTTATGGGGCAGCCACTGGTGTGACGAACAAAGCTGAGAAGAATGTGACAATCAACTATCAGGGCATGCCAGAGTATATTGCTCCTGTTGATGTCTACTCCACATCTAGATCAATGGGGGGAGATAAAGATCTCACCATGGGCTACAATCTCACTTGGATGTTCCATGTTGATACTGATTCCATGTACCTTGTAAGGTTGCATTTCTGTGATTACTACTTCTCCAAGATCAATGAGATTGTGTTCAAAATCTTTGTGAACAACCAAACAGCACAAGATCTAGCCGATGTGATTGGGTGGACAGGAGGCGTAGGAGTGCCAACTTATAAGGACTACGTGATAAATGTTGAAGGTGGAAAGAGTAATGAGTTGCTGTGGCTCGCACTGCACCCCGACCCTGAGACAAAGCCTGAGTTCTACGATGCCATACTCAATGGAGTAGAGATATTCAAGATCAACGAGACAGACTTATCTGCTCCCAATCCTCTGATTTCAGACATGCTCCTCAAACAGCACCAGGAGGAGGAAGCGGGTTTCTTCGTCCACAAAACAAGTCATCATTCTGTTATCGGTGGAGCTGCAGGAGGTGCTGCTGGTCTTGCTTTTATGGCTGTGTTATGTGTTGCTGTGtacaacaagaagaagaaagaaccAGGGTCAGAGGGTCAAACTGGCTGGCTTCCCATGTATTCGACCTCAAGCTGTAGCAAATCCAGCAAGTCTGGAAAGAGCGTGTGCAGTTCAACCTTATCTGCCATGTCTCAAGGTCTTTGCCGCTATTTCTCCTTGCAAGAGATAACGCAAGCAACCAAGAATTTTGATGAGTCTAACGTCATTGGGGTTGGTGGATTTGGAAAGGTTTACAAGGGTGTCATTGATAATGGAGTGAAGGTGGCAATCAAGAGGTCCAACCCACAGTCAGAACAAGGAGTTAATGAATTCCAAACGGAAATTGAGATGCTTTCCAAGCTGAGACACAAGCATTTGGTGTCCTTGATTGGTTTCTGCGAGGAACATAATGAGATGTGCTTGGTTTATGACTACATGGCTCTTGGCACCATGAGGGAGCATCTTTACAAGGGCAACAAACCTATCTCTACTCTGTCATGGAAGCAAAGGTTGGAGATTTGCATTGGAGCTGCAAAAGGGCTTCACTACCTTCACACCGGGGCGAAGTACACCATCATTCACAGAGATGTCAAAACAACAAACATTCTCTTGGATGAAAACTGGAATGCCAAGGTTTCAGATTTTGGCTTGTCAAAAACTGGTCCAAATATGAACAATGGTCATGTTAGCACTGTGGTGAAGGGTAGTTTTGGCTACTTGGACCCTGAATACTTCAGGAGGCAACAGTTGACTGAAAAATCTGATGTTTACTCATTTGGGGTTGTTCTGTTTGAAGCCCTGTGTGCCAGGCCTGTTCTCAATCCTAACCTTCCAAAGGAACAGGTTAGTCTTGCTGAATGGGCATTGATTTGCAAGAAAAAAGGAACTCTGGAGGATATCATTGATCCTAGTATCAAGGGAAAAATCAATCCAGAAAGCTTGAAGAAGTTTGTAGACACGGCTGAGAAGTGTTTGTCCGATCATGGAGCTGCTCGTCCCTCCATGAATGATCTATTGTGGAATCTTGAATTTGCTCTCAATTTGCAAGAAAATGTCAATGATGCGGGTGGTTCAACTCATTCTGCCCCTGCTGAGAAAAGTGAGTTCGAAGATATAATCTTGAGAGAAAACGACATAGCACGCCACTATAGAAACCTGAGCCTTGGAAGTGATATTGACATTACCAACGATTTGAAAGACAATGAGCAAGACTTCTCACAA
- the LOC108345230 gene encoding pathogenesis-related protein PR-4, with protein MQRRRIMGKVSVFVVCLVCVVALVSAQSASNVRSTYHLYQPEQHNWDLRAVSAYCSTWDADKSFAWRSKYPWTAFCGPSGPQGEQACGRCLRVTNTRTNAQITVRIVDKCANGGLDLDISPFQTIDTDGNGYAQGHLIVNYDFVDCGD; from the exons ATGCAGAGAAGAAGGATAATGGGAAAAGTATCTGTGTTTGTGGTGTGTTTGGTTTGTGTAGTGGCTTTGGTTTCAGCTCAGAGTGCGAGCAATGTGAGATCTACGTACCATTTGTACCAACCCGAGCAGCATAACTGGGACTTACGCGCAGTGAGTGCGTATTGCTCCACTTGGGATGCTGACAAATCCTTCGCATGGCGCAGCAAATATCCTTGGACAGCTTTCTGTGGACCTTCTGGCCCTCAGGGAGAACAAGCTTGTGGCAGGTGTTTAAGA GTGACAAACacgagaacgaacgctcaaataacGGTGAGAATCGTTGACAAGTGTGCCAACGGGGGCTTGGATTTGGATATTAGTCCATTCCAGACGATAGACACAGATGGGAATGGCTATGCGCAAGGTCATCTTATTGTTAACTACGACTTCGTGGACTGTGGTGACTAA
- the LOC108343844 gene encoding uncharacterized protein LOC108343844, producing MASDASDALAVRQKVQLFLNAARTGSIDLLKKLALQLDEGNDLAKSVEAIKDANKRGALHFAAREGQTAVCEYLLTDLNLPVDSPDDDGETALIHAARQGHTGTAKYLIDYGADPTIASNLGATALHHAAGIGDTELLKYLLSRGFSPDLESDSGTPLVWAAGHAQPDAVNVLLEHGANPNADTDDGITPLLSAVAAGSLACLEILIQAGAKVNISAGGATPLHIAADNGSLELINCLLKAGADPNVSDEDGVKPIQVAAARGFVGAVEVLFPLTSKVDTFPTWTVSGILEHMQSETNKQQDELVNAKETNQAKDAVFSEKNILEVAPEAKKRAAEAKSRGDEAFRRKDFQMAMDSYTQAIDLDPSDATLLSNRSLCWIRLGQAEHALADAKACRALRPDWAKACYREGAALRVLQKFDEAANAFYEGVMLDPENQELVNAFREAVEAGKKFHGTAEKTS from the exons ATGGCTTCCGACGCTTCCGACGCACTTGCAG TGAGGCAAAAAGTTCAATTGTTTCTTAATGCTGCTCGAACTGGATCGATTGATCTCTTAAAGA AGTTGGCGTTGCAGCTGGACGAGGGAAATGATTTGGCGAAATCGGTGGAAGCTATAAAGGACGCGAACAAGCGAGGAGCACTGCATTTTGCCGCGCGTGAAGGCCAAACCGCTGTTTGCGAGTACCTCTTAACCGATTTGAACCTCCCTGTTGATTCTCCAGATGATGATG GAGAGACCGCCCTCATTCATGCTGCTCGTCAGGGACATACCGGCACTGCTAAATATCTGATTGACTATGGTGCCGATCCCACTATAGCTAGCAATTTAGGGGCTACGGCCTTACACCATGCTGCAGGGATAG GAGATACTGAACTGCTCAAGTACTTGCTCTCCAGGGGATTTAGTCCTGATCTAGAAAGTGATTCAGGGACGCCTTTGGTTTGGGCTGCTGGTCATGCCCAACCAGATGCGGTCAATGTACTGTTGGAACATGGTGCAAAT CCTAATGCTGATACTGATGATGGTATTACTCCACTTCTTTCGGCTGTGGCAGCTGGTTCTCTGGCAtgtttagagatattaattcaG GCAGGTGCTAAAGTAAATATAAGTGCAGGTGGAGCAACACCTTTGCATATCGCAGCTGACAATGGAAGTCTAGAACTAATAAATTGCTTGTTGAAAGCTGGAGCTGATCCTAATGTCTCTGATGAG GATGGGGTCAAGCCAATACAGGTTGCTGCTGCAAGGGGCTTTGTAGGTGCAGTTGAGGTATTGTTTCCTTTGACATCCAAAGTGGATACTTTTCCAACTTGGACTGTTAGTGGGATACTTGAGCATATGCAATCTGAAACTAACAAGCAACAG GATGAATTGGTAAATGCCAAAGAAACTAATCAGGCCAAGGATGCTGTTTTTTCGGAGAAAAATATTCTCGag GTGGCTCCTGAAGCCAAAAAGAGAGCAGCAGAAGCAAAGTCAAGAGGGGATGAGGCCTTTCGAAGGAAAGACTTTCAAATGGCTATGGATTCTTATACGCAA GCAATTGATCTGGATCCCTCTGATGCTACTTTGCTATCCAATAGAAGTCTCTGCTGGATTAGGTTGGGCCAAGCTGAGCATGCTTTAGCTGATGCAAAGGCCTGTAGAGCTTTAAGACCAGATTGGGCAAAAGCTTGTTATAGGGAAGGCGCAGCTCTGCGTGTGTTGCAG AAATTTGATGAAGCTGCAAATGCTTTTTATGAGGGAGTAATGCTTGATCCTGAAAATCAGGAGCTTGTAAATGCCTTCAG GGAAGCTGTGGAGGCTGGGAAGAAATTTCATGGAACAGCTGAAAAGACTTCATAG